Proteins encoded together in one Quercus lobata isolate SW786 chromosome 3, ValleyOak3.0 Primary Assembly, whole genome shotgun sequence window:
- the LOC115981857 gene encoding ATP-dependent Clp protease proteolytic subunit 6, chloroplastic-like isoform X1, with product MVASVISVPSSLSITCRSRSRTSSVPLFSRRNSTRSIVSALPPPYGDSLTFGLSSKTCGLPTKHEEKDFRTRTSYDAIEAARKGNPPVMPAVMTPGGPLDLSSVLFRNRIIFIGQPVNSQVAQRVISQLVTLATIDEDADILVYLNCPGGSTYSVLAIYDCMSWIKPKVGTVCFGVAASQGALLLAGGEKGMRYSMPNARIMIHQPQSGCGGHVEDVRRQVNEAVQSRHKIDKMYAAFTGQPLEKVQQYTERDRFLSVSEAMEFGLIDGVLETEY from the exons ATGGTAGCTTCAGTTATCTCCGTGCCTTCAAGCTTATCAATCACTTGTCGTAGTCGTAGCAGAACCTCGTCCGTTCCTTTGTTTTCTCGCAG AAACTCAACGAGGTCGATAGTCTCTGCCTTGCCACCTCCATATGGTGATTCTTTAACATTTg GCTTATCCAGTAAAACTTGTGGGTTACCTACTAAGCACGAAGAGAAGGATTTTCGTACCAGAACAAG TTATGATGCAATAGAAGCCGCCAGAAAGGGGAATCCACCTGTAATGCCAGCTGTGATGACCCCAGGAGGGCCTTTGGATCTCTCATCAGTGTTATTCAGGAATCGCATAATCTTCATTGGTCAGCCAGTAAACTCACAGGTGGCTCAGCGAGTCATATCGCAGCTTGTGACTCTGGCAACTATTGATGAGGATGCAGATATTCTG GTTTATTTGAACTGTCCTGGTGGAAGTACGTACTCTGTGCTGGCAATTTATGATTGCATGTCTTGG aTTAAGCCCAAGGTTGGCACAGTATGTTTTGGAGTAGCGGCAAGCCAAGGTGCACTTCTTCTTGCTGGTGGAGAAAAGGGAATGCGCTATTCAATGCCAAATGCACGTATTATGATACATCAACCACAGAGTGGATGTGGG GGGCATGTGGAAGATGTGAGGCGCCAAGTGAATGAAGCGGTTCAATCTCGCCAT aaaattgacaaaatgtATGCTGCTTTTACTGGCCAACCTCTAGAGAAAGTGCAACAATACACTGAAAGGGATCGTTTCTTGTCTGTTTCTGAG GCTATGGAGTTTGGACTCATTGATGGTGTGTTAGAAACTGAATATTGA
- the LOC115981857 gene encoding ATP-dependent Clp protease proteolytic subunit 6, chloroplastic-like isoform X2, whose protein sequence is MVASVISVPSSLSITCRSRSRTSSVPLFSRRNSTRSIVSALPPPYGLSSKTCGLPTKHEEKDFRTRTSYDAIEAARKGNPPVMPAVMTPGGPLDLSSVLFRNRIIFIGQPVNSQVAQRVISQLVTLATIDEDADILVYLNCPGGSTYSVLAIYDCMSWIKPKVGTVCFGVAASQGALLLAGGEKGMRYSMPNARIMIHQPQSGCGGHVEDVRRQVNEAVQSRHKIDKMYAAFTGQPLEKVQQYTERDRFLSVSEAMEFGLIDGVLETEY, encoded by the exons ATGGTAGCTTCAGTTATCTCCGTGCCTTCAAGCTTATCAATCACTTGTCGTAGTCGTAGCAGAACCTCGTCCGTTCCTTTGTTTTCTCGCAG AAACTCAACGAGGTCGATAGTCTCTGCCTTGCCACCTCCATATG GCTTATCCAGTAAAACTTGTGGGTTACCTACTAAGCACGAAGAGAAGGATTTTCGTACCAGAACAAG TTATGATGCAATAGAAGCCGCCAGAAAGGGGAATCCACCTGTAATGCCAGCTGTGATGACCCCAGGAGGGCCTTTGGATCTCTCATCAGTGTTATTCAGGAATCGCATAATCTTCATTGGTCAGCCAGTAAACTCACAGGTGGCTCAGCGAGTCATATCGCAGCTTGTGACTCTGGCAACTATTGATGAGGATGCAGATATTCTG GTTTATTTGAACTGTCCTGGTGGAAGTACGTACTCTGTGCTGGCAATTTATGATTGCATGTCTTGG aTTAAGCCCAAGGTTGGCACAGTATGTTTTGGAGTAGCGGCAAGCCAAGGTGCACTTCTTCTTGCTGGTGGAGAAAAGGGAATGCGCTATTCAATGCCAAATGCACGTATTATGATACATCAACCACAGAGTGGATGTGGG GGGCATGTGGAAGATGTGAGGCGCCAAGTGAATGAAGCGGTTCAATCTCGCCAT aaaattgacaaaatgtATGCTGCTTTTACTGGCCAACCTCTAGAGAAAGTGCAACAATACACTGAAAGGGATCGTTTCTTGTCTGTTTCTGAG GCTATGGAGTTTGGACTCATTGATGGTGTGTTAGAAACTGAATATTGA